A stretch of the Bacillus licheniformis DSM 13 = ATCC 14580 genome encodes the following:
- a CDS encoding MBL fold metallo-hydrolase, with protein MNFTFVSPKEVAEKLLRKESFFILDVRNKEALSDWKIEGSRVEHLNVPYFDLIDGIEKIDGQVPKDQDVLVVCAKQGSSEMVAQHLVDAGFERVLVLKGGMKAWSKFLHPVKIGDLKEGGTIYQFVRMGKGCLSYFIETDGEAIVVDPARSVDAYIDFAKERNVTIKHVVDTHLHADHISGGRLLRKRTGAAYYLPPKDAEEVLFSYEPLVEDENISVGSAGMKAEPIYSPGHTIGSTSLMIDNRYLLTGDILFVESIGRPDLAGKAGDWAEDLRNTLYVKYKQISGDLIVLPAHFSTVSELGDQGQVQAKLSDLYKKNAGLNLDENEFKGAVSENLPPQPNAYQEIRQTNMGKIMPDADRQSEMEMGPNRCAVHG; from the coding sequence GTGAATTTTACATTCGTTTCACCAAAAGAAGTAGCTGAAAAGCTATTAAGAAAAGAATCATTTTTTATTTTAGACGTACGAAATAAAGAGGCCCTTAGTGATTGGAAAATCGAGGGAAGCCGGGTTGAACATTTAAATGTTCCGTATTTTGATTTAATTGATGGTATAGAAAAAATTGATGGCCAAGTTCCTAAAGATCAAGATGTTCTAGTCGTTTGCGCCAAACAAGGGTCTTCAGAGATGGTTGCACAGCATTTAGTGGATGCCGGTTTTGAAAGAGTGCTGGTACTTAAAGGCGGTATGAAGGCGTGGAGCAAATTTTTACATCCAGTCAAAATCGGAGACTTGAAAGAAGGAGGGACGATCTATCAATTCGTAAGAATGGGGAAAGGCTGTTTATCCTATTTTATCGAAACCGACGGAGAAGCAATTGTAGTTGACCCTGCTCGTTCTGTTGATGCATATATAGATTTTGCGAAAGAGAGAAACGTTACGATTAAACATGTGGTCGATACACACTTACATGCGGATCATATTTCGGGCGGACGTTTACTGCGTAAGCGTACAGGAGCTGCATACTACCTGCCGCCAAAAGATGCGGAGGAAGTGCTATTTTCATATGAACCGCTAGTTGAAGATGAAAATATTTCTGTAGGAAGCGCAGGTATGAAAGCAGAACCTATTTACTCACCTGGACATACGATTGGTAGCACCTCTTTAATGATTGATAATCGCTATTTGTTAACAGGAGATATTTTATTTGTTGAATCGATTGGCCGGCCGGACTTAGCTGGAAAAGCCGGGGATTGGGCAGAGGATTTGCGTAACACATTGTATGTAAAATACAAACAAATATCAGGTGACTTGATTGTTCTTCCAGCTCACTTTTCGACAGTCAGTGAATTAGGCGATCAGGGGCAAGTCCAAGCTAAGCTGAGTGATTTATATAAAAAGAATGCCGGTTTAAATCTGGATGAAAATGAATTCAAAGGGGCTGTATCAGAAAATCTGCCGCCACAGCCAAATGCATATCAGGAAATCCGTCAAACCAACATGGGCAAAATAATGCCTGATGCTGACAGGCAAAGCGAGATGGAAATGGGACCGAACCGTTGTGCGGTTCATGGATGA
- a CDS encoding sulfurtransferase TusA family protein, translating to MNIKTDRVLDAKGLACPMPVVKTKKAMNELKPGQVIEVHATDKGSLADIRAWAKGSGHQYLGTTEDGDILKHYLRKAGHSEIKKVKTFPYTIQNEELQKKVEAGERLTVVDVREPAEYRFGHIPGAISIPLGELEKRAHELNRDGKIYVVCRTGNRSDLAAKQLADNGFKDVENVVQGMAEWSGPVEKNQ from the coding sequence TGCCCGTCGTAAAAACGAAAAAAGCCATGAATGAGTTAAAACCGGGGCAGGTAATTGAAGTGCATGCTACTGATAAAGGGTCTCTTGCTGATATACGGGCATGGGCAAAGGGAAGCGGTCACCAGTATCTCGGTACAACAGAAGACGGAGATATATTAAAGCATTATCTTCGAAAAGCGGGTCACTCTGAAATAAAGAAAGTAAAAACGTTTCCTTATACGATTCAAAATGAAGAGCTTCAAAAAAAGGTAGAGGCGGGCGAGCGGCTAACAGTAGTTGATGTTCGGGAACCTGCAGAATACCGTTTCGGCCATATTCCCGGAGCGATTTCAATTCCATTAGGTGAACTTGAAAAAAGAGCGCACGAACTGAATAGAGACGGGAAAATTTATGTTGTTTGCCGTACGGGTAATAGAAGCGATCTGGCAGCTAAACAGCTTGCGGATAATGGCTTTAAAGATGTTGAAAATGTTGTCCAAGGTATGGCGGAGTGGTCAGGCCCTGTTGAAAAAAATCAATAA